ATTGTGCACTCTCTCCATGCTCTCTAGCGGATTCATTTTAAGGGTGTTTTGGGGTGACGTCtgctttttacttattttattttatgggaAAGCAGCATTTTAGATATTTCCTGATGCACTCTAATTTTATCCAGAAACTATGCTCTATCACAGAAGGCTTATTAAGATGGCACCATAGATTGGCTAATTATGATTTCCCTCGCATTGCCAAAACAGGAGTATCTCCCGGTGAAGGGACAGGGGCTACAATGTCCGATGATGATGAGGATCAAGATGATAGTGATGCCAGATTGTTCGATGGAAACTTTGATGGGCACGACAGTACGGGATTTGGGCCTCTAGTTCCAACTGAAAGCGAGAGATCCTTAATGGAACGGGTGAGGCAAGAGCTGAAGCATGAGCTCAAGCAGGTATCCAGTTATTGCCTAGTACTACTTGTTTTGGTAAATTACACTTCTTATACAGCTGATTTGCTTTCCGCTTCTCAGGGCTATAAGGAAAAGATTGTGGATATCCGAGAGGAGATTCTGCGCAAGAGGAGAGCCGGAAAGCTGCCAGGTGACACCACCTCTCTGTTAAAAGCATGGTGGCAATCACACTCCAAGTGGCCCTACCCAACAGTATGGATATTATGACTCTAATCTCATTGTTCTGTACCAGTTCATTCCAAACGATTCGCTGAGGTTTTCTTATTAGTTCGCCTGCTTCAAAAATCATCTCAGGAGGAAGACAAAGTAAGGCTAGTACAAGAGACGGGCTTGCAATTGAAACAGATTAATAATTGGTTTATAAACCAGAGGAAAAGAAATTGGCACAGTAACCCATCATCTTCCACAGTACCCAAGAGCAAACGCAAGAGGTAGGCCAATGAACATGCATTGTCAAGATTTTGGACTTCTCCGAGAATGATATATCTCACTTTGATTCTGAAAGAAGCCATGCAGGTGATCCGGATAAAGAGAGACTTATGTAATGCAAACGTGAAAAGCTACTTTCCATCTATCAGTTCGCAACAGCTCCCCATGTGAGTCCGTTCGACAGTTAAGGTCACAGCCAATAGTTACACAGGCAGAGAGAAGACTGCACTTTGAAGATGATATAGCAGAGCTTACGGTGGATCAACTATGCACACATCGACATACTTAAAACCATGCTTATGTAGAGGAAAGTCGAAAACCTCCCTCGGCTTCTTGCCAACCTCTGCCAAAAGGAGAAGTATATTGCTGTGATACTACCTGAAACGCGATGTGGCATGATTGCTTTTAATTTATCTTTGCAACAACATTAGTGCTTATCTGAAGCTGACTTAATGATCATGTGTCTTCATGGTGGAGTTCTTACTTTCATAAGTTTCTCATTTGAAGCTCTTCCTGTCAAACTTTGAAAAAGGAGCTTACATGAGCATCATTGCTGGTAAGAACTGCACGAGTCTTGCATCCTGGAAACAGGGTTTAAGGTTTGCTTCTAGCATCAtgtcaaaacaaaagaaggttCCTACAATTACCTATTTGCTGGTTTCATAGAAGCAAGCTCATTGAAGACGTCACTAGTTCTGATCGGATTTGAGTTTGAATGGTACACTCCAAACATGGACTGCCTAACATGTTTGACCCTCAAAAGACGAAGAAAACTCTAGGCCGTCCACATTTTTGACATGACGGGAGCAATTGATGATGGCTTTCTTAAAAGATGGATAGGAAGCATCAACCTCTCTTTGACATGACATGATGTCAACCTCTCTTTGAATCGTGGACCGCTATCTATCATCATCAATGTTCTTGGCTAGAGAAATGAAGTGGCCCCTATTTAACAAGAATTCGCCATGATAATGGAAATAATCTTGCTTTTCATTCCTTTcatttactgtttttttttttaataataaggTGTTtgtatttttaatatatttaatcaaGTCATCCTACTTTCTTACACGCTTACCAGGTCCTTCTGGCACCAAGTCCGGCTAAATCCAGCTGACTTGGCCGTTGAGTACCATGCCAAAGTATGATGTAAATAAATTTAAGCTAATGTGGAGCCTATAGGGATTCCATAGTGGAAAATTTTAGCAATTGAGTAATGCCACAGTAAAATGTGGATACATTTTAGCCATATGGATTCTCATATGACGTCCGTGCTacaaaagtttttattaaacTTCACAAGCCAAAGACCAAGTCATCTGGATTTGATGCCGGAGGgttgattagaaaatttgagaaaGTAAAAGAATTTGATTAGACAATTAAAAGggtacaagaacaaaaaaaaaaggtcatgaaTATATTACACCTAtcataaatattaaaaagttatCTACATCGGTATCGACCATAAAACGAAGGATGGCTAGCTTCGAAATcagcaattttcttcttttcttttcttttctttttttctcaacgGTGAGTCGGCAAGGTCACCGATTGACCATCACTAGCCACCGGCATGGGTTGGCGACCCTCGTTTGGTCTAGGCAACGGCATTGCggtcctcgccggccacaagcaATGGTGTTGGTATTTCGCCCCAATCCGGTCGAGGATTGCGAGCCCCTCACCTGTGGACGGCAAGGGCACGGAGACCCTTGCTCGTGGCTGGGGAGGGCCACGATACCCTCGCCTGGTTAGGagagggtcaccggccctcacTTATAACCATCGATGGTTGGACGGCGTTCTTCCGAGCCTAAAGTtgtaaaaaagaagagagaaaataaaataaaaaatgttaatCTTGTGCATGTCAATGCTGATCATGCCACATTGGATAATCAGAGTGTCCATGTGAGCGATTTCCCAACAAAAATGGCCggatggactatattgacaaatcttcaaaaagtttatgactcactCGGTACAATTGCaagatttagaaatgaattggtacaagtaaaataagtttatgatttttttacgTCTTTTTCCCAATCAACCGTATAGATATCTTactagaaaagaagatgaaagtaTAAAGATTAAAATGCATAATTTATCCAACAAAACAATGAACTTGATGAAATGCATCCACGGGAACCAATACATTGCAACAGAAAAGCAAAGAATGGCCaatcaaaaacaaaatatcCTAAGCGAAATCACATCCGAAAAACTACGTAAGAaaatctcttttcattttcatgacaGTCCAATTCCAGGTTGTCCTTCCtgctcattttccttcttgaaaCTACTCGCAAACCTAGCCGAGAAACCCTTCATCAGCAACACATCTTCCTCTTCTCTGTTACCAGCTCCATCGAAATTGAGTGCGTAGCTCTCTGCATCGTATCCAAACCTGCTGTTGTTGTTCCTCTTCTTGTCCGATCTCCAATGGCAATACCCACCAACCTTCCTTATGAAGTTCTTCCACTTCGGCCCCGCCGCGACTTCGGTGAACTCCCTCACTTTCTTGAACTTGCTCATCACCCAAGACTCGTCGCCGTTGCCGTCACAGTGCCGCATGTAAGGGTGCGCCCTGTCGCCCCGGCCACCCCGCCACCACTTGAGGCAGAACCAGCTGCAGCCGCTCGGAGAAACGTCGTCCACATAGTAGTCGAAGCCGTCCTCTCCTTCACGTCCATGTTCTTGAATTGGTGAAGGGTAAGAagccatgagagagagagagagagagagagagagagagagtctatgAAGGCTCTTTGATGAGGAAAAAGTCTTGATATATAGAAGATACGAGACAGAGGAGGAAATACCAAAGAAAGAAGCGCGTCAGGTACGAGCGGAAGCGTGAGCGTGTTGATTAGGAAGGGGAAGAGAAGCAGCCAAGAAACAGCGGACGTCGCAGTTTTGCTTGTGCaattcaaaaacaagaaaacagaaACAAACATCCAAGTGGATTACGAATGATATTCAAAAACTCACTCCACTGGAAATTTCGTGGCCGCATGCGATATTCAATAAGAGTTGTCGAATTTGACCCTTATCATTCAATTAAACAAGCATAAAAAAACAGTTCTTTCTTTGGTCGGGACAAAAAATGGTTGACCAGGACCAACACGTGCAGAGCTTCATGACCAATTGGCATAAAAGTTGCGGACATCATACGAGTCTTGGCTTCATCTTGTTGACTATTTTAACTAGTCGTGGACCTGACCTCTACAAATACCAAACCAGAGAAAAGCGCAGACTTTCTTCACATTTAGGAAAAACAACATTGAAAGCAGTAGAGGCACAAATGGGTTCGTAGCAAAGCCGCCAAAGCCAGACACACTGGCTGCTCAACTCGACCCAAGTGAAAGCGAACGTGGTATGGCGAAATGAACCATCCTTCAATGCCAGTAGACCATTCCATTATACTGTAACAAGACGCGAAACCGGCAAAAAAGCCAATCGAGAATCAAAGAATGGAGGCTCAGCCTCGTCAAGCATGTatcttgggaaaaaaaaaattgaaaaaacacgAAGCCGACAATGGCAGCACATAATCATGAAATCTACTTTTCTTATAGCATTCACACAGAAACACATCACCCATTTTTACGATTCAACATATAAAGACGAGGAAGAGCCAGCTATGCACGCCAGCTTGTGCGGTATACTCTGTATTTCAATTGACTATATAGAACACCTATGCGTGATTTTGCATCTTTTGAGAGATCCTGGGGGACATGGATCGCAGTTCGTTTGCAATTTCAGTGAAGCTTGGTCTTTCTGATGGCTCTGCTGACCAGCATCTCTCCATCAGGGATCTCCATTCTGGATC
This genomic interval from Rhodamnia argentea isolate NSW1041297 chromosome 4, ASM2092103v1, whole genome shotgun sequence contains the following:
- the LOC115752579 gene encoding uncharacterized protein LOC115752579 — protein: MASYPSPIQEHGREGEDGFDYYVDDVSPSGCSWFCLKWWRGGRGDRAHPYMRHCDGNGDESWVMSKFKKVREFTEVAAGPKWKNFIRKVGGYCHWRSDKKRNNNSRFGYDAESYALNFDGAGNREEEDVLLMKGFSARFASSFKKENEQEGQPGIGLS